The DNA window cttaattacgtgcttcttcagcaactctgggagctgggttaccttcatcatcatctaaatgaagagatctaatccattgataaagttggttaccctctgtatcatcatcttcaccaacaatatcaaacacatctagtgggtcaccacggtcgacatgatctatttctgcttccttatctcgaatttgaagcttcatgttgtagtagcaataaactaatttttccaagctactatgagccaacttatttctttgctttgtgtgtatgagtgcaaatgtgctccaatttctttcacaagcagatgaggaagctgtttgtgataatactttgattactaactttctcacagttggtgcatcggtctcatacatgatccaccattcagctacaatgaaaaacaatgttgataagcctaataactccaacaaattctattataaacttatagtgaaatatgtttatacttactaggagacatatttgttcgagtagcaactgatgttggttctccaaaagttcttcttgcatctttaaaccatgttagctgaattcaataaatcgtgttagtttaatccaacaaagtaattattataatttaagtaattgtgtacctcatttccaaattggccaactgctggtgatgcagggtctaatttagagtatacattatgtacagcacgtataagggtaccatcatctccaacactgggtctgtattggtatcggggattcaaataatatgttgttcaaagaaacacatactctaataagagaaataatacttatgcaactaaagaaatgaattgcaaattatgacataatttatacctgctgcatgcaaatcgtggtataatgttttataccatcggtcttcaattatctttatgacccaccttgcaccatgttttctttccaattcatccttcactacacgcatcaactcatatattgcccccatagtaggatacacttctgtgtcaatgatccgtaaaactttgtaaagacgttcaaacacttggcacacatgttctgattgagtccaaaaagcatgatcaaacattatactttccaccatacgacctacatttgagcggctcaaattgtggttggcctaatcgtcactagtgaatagttgcttcaaccctgctttcttcttaagtatgctgtctaatgcaatatagttggtggcgaatcgagtggtagctggacgaataatttctcctttgcaaaattcacgcatctttgccaacaaccaaccatgattgtaaatataatttgtgatcgttctagctcttttgaccacagtagcaacattctctctcttccccattgccttaaacatgagatcaatacaatgtgctgcacatgatgtccaaaacacattatgatgcttcattaacttttttccagctttgacaaatgtagaaccgttgtcggtcacaacttggacaacattatgctctcccacctccatgattacatccctcaataatttgtaaatatacttgtagttctttatatggtctgaagtatcaacagacttcaaaaaaattgtctttcccttggagtataccatgaagtttatgatagacaatctggtcgggccggtccatccgtcacacatgattgtgcaacctttagtttcccactttgacctcaacttgttaacatactcgccaatgtctttatactccatatccaaatatttgtttcttatctcatatggagtgggaggttgtactccaacaccggcctgttgacatcccactaccatatttttgaaatgatgtgatgatgctttctcagcagggacattttcatagataaagaacttgctaattagacgccacattccctccttcacattacctcaagtgaaataactccaaacactcttttgacgtgttttggatgacttatataaacttggggctattggtggtgttggttgtgattctctaagactgcctccctgtctcatttgtgcaccaccacttgtcccggaaccttgtgctctattaggaattttatgaaggtgttctctttcccatgctgactgtttggaggcacgtaatgcttgtttcaaactgcgtcgttcttcaggtccaatgtaatcatcacattcgtcctcatcgtcatcatcatcactgtcaaccgcttggccatagacttctccctGTAGCctagctcgaatattttccattccatgtgttatcttttccttcttctgttttttattttttaataatgtgctgatgaatgccttcacttctggggggacattatcgcatcgttggacattttttgctggatctaatccactaagatggtacttaagtcgtgtcactccgccactcttcattacccgaccacaatatttgcaaattgtgccatgtttgttttcgtctattgggtctccatgttcccaagctgaatcacgtttagtaactccattggacatcttaaacgtacctatatttatttttcatgaaaattagacaattattttttgataaaataagagaacctaaataataaagttattctacagaagaattaaatacgaagtaaagaaaatgattgtaaaaatttaagtaattatacaaataatatggaataataaaacctaatattaatgaataataatccaatttgataaaaaaataatcctaatataaaacatggtgatgaataataatccaatttgataataatccaatttaatgaataatccaatttgataataatccaatttaatgaataataatccaatttgataaaaaaacctaatattaatgaataataatccaatttgataataaaacctaatattaataaaataataaataacattaaacatattaaaattatcctagggaataattatacaacattacttaattacttaaaaaaattaacatgtaattgttaacattacttaattacttacaaaaattaacatgcaagtattaattacttaaaaaaattaacatacgagtccacacaaatttatttgttgttgtataaattacaataatataaatataaatttgtaaacttaccttaaatatggaaccctttgtgttcaagctttggaatggatctggaatggctttgaaaatggtaagggaagaagaagaaacgaaaatgctcTGAATGCCTCTAATACTCCACCTCTGATAAGGTGAAAGAATATAACAGACAATGGCACATTGTTTTGCATAtgaaagaatatcacagacTCACAGTGGTACACGGTTTCATTATGAAAGCACTATTATTTGTTGTCCATGGTCTGAAATTGCAAAAAGTTATTTGGATCATTGGATCAGAGAGCTAGAGacaggttttgaattatttggatcattggatgcttttttttctcacacgccaccacacacgcacacagagatCGAGATTCGAGACCCCCCACACCACACACGTACACAGAGACTGAGCtcagtctctcgatccttccttctctcttctgaGTTATGAatcttctctcttccttctctcttctgaGTCTTCGCCCTTCCCTTCTCCCTTATCCAGttatcccacacacacacacagacatcatctctcgatccttcttGTCTGCGTCTTCCGCCTCGTTGGCGTCGTCTCCATCTCCCGTGCCGTGACCTCTACCTCAAATCGGTCATCCTCATCGGCGCCCTCTACTTCCTTTCCCTCTGCTCCTCCCTCGCCTTCCTCCTCGTCGAGCTAGGCCGTCACCATGTCCCGCGACCTCTACCTCTCCTCCGTCGTCCCCATCGGCGCTCTCTACTCCCTCTCCCTCTGGCTCTCCAACTCCGCCTACATCTTCCTCTCCGTCTCCTTCATCCAGATGCTCAAGGCCCTCATGCCGTCGCCATCTACTCCATCGGCGTCACCTTCAAGCAATGtcgcgataatatcgctaatatcgcgatattatcgctaatatcgcgatattatcaatattatcgatattatctcgATATTTGGACGAAAACCTATTGGATATGTGTAGAAATATCAGACtcccaaaaaaacgataatatcgctgatattatcgattttttataCCTTGGTAGCAATGCATCATCACTGCTTTTACTGCTCGATATATTTCTTACTCATGTTTATTTTCAAAGGCTAGATCAGGGGCTGAAGGTTGTTTGCGGTGGTTAAGGGTTGTTTGGCTTGCGAGGAACTCAAAGAGTAATGGTATTTGTTACATTGTTAGATTCTTAGGTTTAGTTGAGTTTTTCATGGAAGAAAAAATGTATTAGgaattgttttcattatctgtatgaataatttttttattgatggtgtcacatcctggcccgggcccccaccacatcccggactCGACTCTACCGTGGCACgattgtttctgggaactcagacaagaacttcccagtgggtcacctatcctgggattgctctcgcgcgaactcatttaagtttggagttccgatggaactagtgagctcccaaaaggcctcgtgctaggtagagatgagaatatacatataaggcttataggatccacactcgtggacgatgtgggatcttacatatGGTATTactatttgattttatttgtaatatttgaatttattttttaatatatttaaccTATTAGGCACAATAACAAAATTGTGCTAACATGACTTGGAAAAGAGGCACAAAAAGACCCTTATTTGTGTTTACCTCTTTGAGCACAAAAGACTATGGTTCCCAATGGTTAAAGGTAACGTTCTTAGAGCAAAAAGACCCTTATTTGTGCTTACCTCTTTGAGCACAAAAGACTATATGGTTCCCAATGGTTAAAGGTAACGTTCTTAGAGGGCACACACTGCACTGTTGTTATTGGTCTATGGACACATATGTTGGTGCCCTTTGGCCTCAAAGggcacaaataattttattgtgCGTGTTGTCCATATTTTTTGTAGTGATTTcacacaatctctctctctccaagaCTCCAACGCTCAAATATCTCTTTCTCTTAAAAACTCCGAATTACCTGATTTGTGAACTCTGAAGTGAGAGATGCAGAGAGAATCCCAATAGGACAAAAGTAAcccacttcctttttttttttttttttcaccctctTGAAACGAATATGCACAGAGATGCTTGGATGCGACCAATTATATTGTACTTTGGTGCTGGTAAACTTTGTCCCCTAGCCAATTGCcctctttttcctttctccCTTTTGTGAAACCTTTTGGTCACTTGTTCGAAAATGTAATCAATCATTCGCTCTACTCATAAGGAAAAATTTTGCCTATACATGATCAGTGAGATGATATTGGGTACTGCAAAAGATATATGTCATAATTGAGACATAAAAGATGAGGATGGCTAGTGAAAAAGCAGAATCTCTTTTGCACAGATGGAAAAATCTTGGCTATGGCTATAGATATACGTAGGGAATGAGACGAgcgattttttttttgcaaatgcACAATCTCAATCTCATTACCGTCCAATAAACGCTTGTCACGTATTCAAAAAGTGAATCACGTATTTAATAAATGTTTATCATGTTGTTGGAAAAGTGAACCACCAATTCAGTGAAAGCTTGCTACGTGGTGATTAGTGACAAGAGAATTTCTCAAATCATACGTTGAAATAGAAATATATTCCCATGATAAGGCTGAATCTCTCCTACCATATATACCGTTCTTCACATGCTTAGCAGCTTGTGTGGATGATGTAAGTCATTCAACTTCTTCAGGAAACAAGGTAGTTCTCCTTCTTTTCCAAAAGTTAAGCGGAAAAAGAAGTACCATTCACAGATTAATTACCAAAAGAATGTAGCAGATTAGAGACCGAGGAGTTTCAAATCCATTGAAAATTTGAGCAGAGATTTCAACAAAACATCCACTGATTTTAACATTTCTTAACACACGTAGAGCATAGCAAACATTGGCAACTGCCAATACACAAACATCTTACACAACAttagaacacacacacacacacacacacacacacacacacacacacacacatatatatatatatataaacattacAAGAACAACTCGACCGTGGATAGATTCTGTTGTCTGCAAAAGCTTTattgaacaacaacaacagTAAAGCCTTATCCCGCTGAGTGGGGTCTGCAAAAGCTTTATCGAACCAACTAACAAAATACGATGATCTAGCTAGATACAGAATCATACACTCGTTTGCATCTAACAACCAAAGCTAGCCCTCCGCAGACAAGAACCAGGTGAAAGGAGGATCTTAGTACCACATTTATCAATACAACAGTAATTACTATAGCTAGCTGCACAATCTTACAAACTGCAAACAAACCCTTCATTATTCAGGGAATATCAACCTTAGGTTATACGTCACCGCATGGTAAAAGTCAATTCTATTAATAGTCGGAGCACACGAATTTACTTATCTCATCCATCACGGTGTAGAAGTGCTCATTATTCGGCAACAGGTAGAAACCAATTGTGGCATGCTCAAGATACATGAGTTTCACGTTTATGCCAGCCCTCTCGAGCCCTCTAGCATAAGCCAATTGCCAGTCCTGAATAAGATCCAAACCAGCCACCACAATAAGGCTCTTCGGGAACTTGACAGCTTCGAGGCTTTGACCCCGGGGACCAAATGGGTTACATGCTGGATGGTCCCTATCTTCTCCCTCAGGGAGTAAAGCTCTCCAGTACCAGTCCCGGTCTTGGATGGTGACAAAGTATTTCCCATCCAATCGCATCTCAGATTCAGTCCGCTCCTGCCCACCAAACATAGGGTTGAGCAGTATATTTCCCAGTACATTGATTCCAAATTCTACAGCTCTTAAAGCAACATTGTGTACAATGTTCCCACCAGAGCTATCGCCAGCGAGATAGATATGAACTTTTGAGTCCTTCGTACTTTTAAGCCATGGTCTAGATTTCACCCACTTCAGGGCTGTCCACCCATCATCATAGGCACATGGATAACGATTTTCAGGTGCCCGGCGATAGTTCACAGAAACCACTACAGCCTTGCAGACACCAACTAGTCGGCGGCACAAAATATCATATATACCGCTGTTTGAAGAGGAGTGTACAAAGCTCCCACCATGGAAGAAAACTATGACAGGAAGAACCTCCTTGTTCACAGGTCTCTTAAGATCAACAATGTTCAGCGGGGATAGATCAGCATTGTCTGGATGATAGATTCGACTTAGCAGGCTAGTTTCGCGGTCGATGATGACGTCAAACGAGACAACCCCATCAACGGGTTTAGCATTGGCTGGCACTTTCCGATCAAGGAACTCCGCCAAGTGGCGGTTGAAAGTCCCGTCAGGGCGGCGTAGAAGATTGTATGACAGCTTGAAATTGGAGATGAGGACCCATGTATTCAGTGGAACCACTGTCTGTTAAAAAAGCATCAGAtcccagaaaaaaaattacacatgtcaatgtcTTATTCCAACATAACCGCAACTAAAAATCCAAAACCGCAACTAAAAAGCATCAAATCCACTGCCGGTATTATAATACCGGCTTCATCACAtctggaaaaaaaagaagaaggtttTGCTACGATTCAAGGGGAATAGAAACATCAAAACGAACAAAATCATTCCCATAAAGCTGTAGAATCGACCGAACAAaccgaaaaaaacaaaaaaaacatgttcatgATCTGTAGCATTTTCTTAGACCGGAAGCTTTCCCATGACAAAACCACAATATTAAATCCATCAAACAATCAAATCTCCAAACAAGAACATCTTCAGAACATGATGAGCTCGAACAAGCAAAACAAACCCAATAAGCATATCCATGTCAAACATTAAAAACAGCTAAAAACCTCAACTCAAACAAGAACAACGTCTTCATcccaaagaaagaaacaaaacaaaaacaaatcagCTTTTTAACAACAAAATCACAAACTAAACACCATATCCCAGAGAATCCATTAAGATAACTCCATACAAcattaaaaaacaaagaaaaaacaaactttCAAACTTTGAATCagcaaaaaccaaagaaaagttGTTACCCTGGATTCATTAACGTTGACTTCATTGCCCCCAGCCATGGAAACCGGTTCTGAAGAATTTCCACTCCAAAATCTACGCTTGAAGAAAACCCAACACATTTCGAGAGCACAGCAAACCCATCTTAAGAAACCTCACGTATTCAAACGCAAACGCAAAAGCAGAAACTAAAAAGCAAAGCCAGGCAGCCAAAACGAGCAAGCAAAAGCACCTAActttgaatctctctctctctctctctctctctctctaagatcGTACTCTCTTAACCCATTGGTCTCAAGGGAAACCTTTCACTGTAGTGTATTCATGTGATGAAATCACAAATCTCATACAATATTCGAACTCGGGTTAGGGGGATTCCAACCTATGCGCTTTCcactatttttgtttttatttaataatttattaatgattcatgttagttttttttttttttttttttttggccaaacgGTAGATTTGTTAGACTAGGGGTTAATAGGATTCGAACTCACGCCGTAGTATAAAAGGTAATATTTATCTCCACCACTGTGGTTAAGGGTCACTTGCAATTCATATGTTAGTTAAACAAGTTGCTACAAAAGGGCCTTATTGTGTTGGTGGGTGATGTCGCTTTTATACAACATAGTGGGGAAATAAGACATTCCGACATCCACTTAATATGGTGTCGGAGTTACTGTCGGTTGTAACTGACATAAACtgttaatgtcgcttataaccgacattaattttaataattttaatacTAGTGTCACattaaaaaaactattttaatatttttaatactaATGTCGCTTAGAACCGacattaattttaatatttttaatactaGTGTCGCATTAAAAAaactatttaaatatttttaatactaatgtcgcttataatcgacattaattttaatatttttaatactaGTGTCGCattaaaaaaactattttaatatttttaatactaatgtcgcttataaccgacatcaagttttggaaaaaaaaaattaaaatggcgGGTCACTAAACTTTACAAAATTTCAAACATtgtcaaatttgaaattttcacaACACTCTAGTAGACTCCCGCACAAAATTCTAAATATAAAGGAAGAGATCACAGTCCCTACAGCAAAGCAGCTCCTTCTTTGCTCCTTCTTCGCAGCCATAGCAGCAGCAGCTCATTCTTTACTCTTTCTTCGCAGCcacaacagcaacaacaacaatcgCGGTTTCAAATTCAATAGAGCCAAACCGATTACAAATTCTGTGTACAAATTCTTCAGattttgatatttattttgGCTTCTTCTCTCAGATTTATTTTCAGTGGACAAGTCGCCAGTGCAGTACTTCATGCAATTTCTGGGTTTATGGGCGTTTTTTGTTGGGTGAAGAAAAGTAGGGATTAGGGATGGGTAGGACTTAAATCCAACTAAATTAGcactttaattttatgaaatccTTCATCACCCTGACTTGGGAAACCGAATGGTGGTCTTGTATGTTGGGTTTGGAGTTAGGATGGTGTAGCATAGAGAACACCATGGTTTTTAGCGAGTGGGGATGGAACTTGATGTTCTAGTCCTTAATTCAACCCATCAACCCTCCTATTCAATCTCTGGTAATGTTTTCAAGCCATGCATGTTCGAATCGACTTGGAATCCAAGGTCTAAAATGCCAGTAATTTTCTGTTCTTCAATTCTAGCATCTGGCAATTTCCTCTGGCAGAACTCCGACGAGTTCTAAATCAAACCTGTCCCAAATTATGGAATTTCTCATATGATGTCTTCTTGCATCTCAGATTAAATATGGATTCGAAATCTGGGTCTTTAACCTTTGTGGTTTGTTCTTCACCCCAGGTTCTGATGTGGAGCTCTGGCGAGGAACTCGGTAATGTTGAGGGTCCCCTGAGCTCGAATGGGTTCTCATTAAACATTTCATGCTCTGCATGTTTGAATTTACCTAAATTTGGAGGTGCTAACCTATGCATAACTTTCGTTGATTCCCCAGAATTGTTCCAGCAACACCTGTTATTGAACTCCCATGGTATCAGAACATCCGATGAGTTTTGGATTAAATCCGCTTTAGAAGCATGAAATCTTGCAGCAGGTTAAGGGCCTATGAGAAGAAGGTGAGGATACAGAGAGGGTGAAGAAGACCATGAAAAAGAAAGAGTTCTGGAaagaggcaaaaaaaaaaaaaaaaaaaaaccaattattAGGTGGTGTCACTTATAGGCGACATTATAGTGGTTATTTTATTTATCCAATTATCAGGTGGTGTCGGTTAGGATCGACACCAGTCTGGTACTTAATGTTGCTTGTAGGCGACGCAATCTTcgatgtcgcttttaagcgacgctgttgttcttttttattttataatacttTCCTTCTTGGTGACGGATTAAGGGGGATAAGCGACGCCAATACTCTTTTGTGACGGTAGTATTGGTGTCGGTTCCACTATGCGACATTGCACGATTTAATGTcggatttttaccaaaaatccgATAGTAAGTGGtattttttgtcggttttatAGCGCCATTGATATCTCCCTTTGTAGAAGTGTTGTTCAAGCAAATGTGGTTTCAGTAAGTTGGTTTGTCGTTGAGCATAACTGTATAAACAGTGTGTGATCCATGTCGAACAGAGACAAACGTTAACAATATGCGACATTCCCTTGTAGAAGGGCTCTCAAGTGTCTACCGCAGAAAACATAATGACGATTCCTAAGAGCTGACACAATCATTTACCATATCATCAACGCAATGTGCATGTTTTCACacttaaatttaaattcaacgaTTTACAAATTAGAGTGTAAATAAAATTGTTAATTAATTCAACTTTTTTGTATTTAATAATTCATTAATAATAAGCATATGTAAATGCAAGTTGGTTTTGTCAATAAGGTAACTATATAAACTGTTTGTGTGAATAATgttgacaagaaaagaaaaccaatCATATATGAGATTATCTTGTGGAATGGCTCTCAAGTGTACGTCGCAAAAAATAGAATGAAGACTCTCAAGAGTTGATGCATTCATTTAGCATATCACTGTAACAATGTACCCACCATCGCAATCAAATTTAAATGCAGTTATTGACAAATTAGGTGTAATTAGATTTGTTAATTAacacatttttattttggtaCTTAAATTCATTAATAATGCAAATGTGAAAATGAAATTGACAAGTTGTTCATACAAATTTGGGTTATTGATTATTAAGTGTAACTGTATACGTTGTTTGACAAGTCGAACAAAGATGATAACAAACCATATTCGAGATTCCTTACTCAGTAGGACTCACAAATGCATGTTGCATAAAACATGATGATGACTTTCAAAACCTACCGCAATCATTTAACACATTATCAACACAATGTGTCCACTATTGTgcttaaatttaaaattcaattaTTGACTTATTAGAGTGTAATTAAAGCATGTAATTCAATATTATAATGGAGAGGATGTTGGATTTCCATCATGCGTCTCGGATTCGAAAGTCAAATGTGAATGCGAGTTAGgcaaattattttaataaatgtGAGTTATGCAAGTTGGTTTATCGTTAAGTGTAACTATATAAACTATCTGACTATGTAAACCATAAGTCCAATTATCGACAAATTAGTATATTTTTGAAGCGTTAATCAAGTTGGGTTGTCGTTGCTTTGCAAAAGGAAAAAAGTTGGTTTGTTGAGTATAACTTTATAAACTACTCAACTGTGTGAACTACGTCGAATAGAGATGAAAACCAACCATATGATCTTGAATTTCTGTGTGAAAAAGACTCTCGCGGGATGGATTAAAGGTACGCTGCAAAAAACATGTTGATGAATTCAAAGAGTTGATGGTATCGTTTAGCAGCTCATTAGAGCAACCAAGCCCACTTACGTactcaaatttaaattcatctaCCAGCAAGTTAGAACATGTATGATTAAATTCATTTTATTGTATTTAAGAATCcattaataatatatatgttgATTATATCAATTGTGTTTGTTGAGTATAACTATATAAACTGCTTGATTTTGAGACACACCAGTCAAACTAGACGAAAGTAAGCCATACTTAcctcaaataaaaagaaatgacTCTGTATATAAGCAGCCGAACAATGTCCAGATAAATGTACTCATCCCAATAATTAAGTAATGAGGTAGCAAGTTTGTCCTTTTATATACCTTGATTATTGCATGTAAAGTAGGAAAAACTAATatcaaaaaagaggaaaaaaataagaagataaaaaggagaaaaggaattGGATTCCATCTGGATCTACTTTATCCCACATCTTAACCATTCATCATGTATTGTGAGATCATAAATCATTTgactttttattatttaaaattaaatacaaatagtatgtaacgaaaactgatcatacgatatacaatgaacggttAAGATGTAGAAATACCCTAAATCCTCACAAaatggatccggagaggatcctcttccgaaAGAAAAGCAGGTGCATCATATCATCTTTGTAGTGCTGGAGTCGGGACTCAAGTGGTCGTTGTCGACGAAGCTTTCACCATCAAACTTCTAGTTGGGGTGGGACTTTCACTTATTGTTGTAGCCCACTGCCCCTTGCAAGCATTCGAGTAAGTGCTAGGTCAACAATTAGGAACTGTTTTTGGATCCCTTCTGCCTTTAACCCGTTtgcctttcctttctctttttccttcttcatCCTTCCATCTCCAAAGGAAAGAGACAAACATCCTTCTGCCTTTAACCCTTTTGCCCTTCCtttctctttttccttcttcatCCTTCCATCTCCAAAGGAAAGAGACAAACCTGCTATCATCATCCCACTAAGTCCTGGCTCTATTTGAATACCATTTACGTGTCATGAGACTCATGACGTGACGAGAGAAATACTAATCACGTGATATAACGATGTCAGATAATGAGAGAGATACTTAGCCATATAACAAGTCAATAAGGTTACCTGTTTTCCAAGGATGTGGGAAGAGAAAGTCTGTCGTACGCAAGCATACACTTAGTTAATTATATGACAATTATGCTAAAAAATGATTATGTATTTCAAACAAATGAAGTTGTGAATGACATCTTCGTGATTTGATGTTCTAATACATACACAGTCTATTTGTTATTATATAGTTGAATGACTAA is part of the Malus domestica chromosome 12, GDT2T_hap1 genome and encodes:
- the LOC103423570 gene encoding gibberellin receptor GID1C-like isoform X1; the encoded protein is MCWVFFKRRFWSGNSSEPVSMAGGNEVNVNESRTVVPLNTWVLISNFKLSYNLLRRPDGTFNRHLAEFLDRKVPANAKPVDGVVSFDVIIDRETSLLSRIYHPDNADLSPLNIVDLKRPVNKEVLPVIVFFHGGSFVHSSSNSGIYDILCRRLVGVCKAVVVSVNYRRAPENRYPCAYDDGWTALKWVKSRPWLKSTKDSKVHIYLAGDSSGGNIVHNVALRAVEFGINVLGNILLNPMFGGQERTESEMRLDGKYFVTIQDRDWYWRALLPEGEDRDHPACNPFGPRGQSLEAVKFPKSLIVVAGLDLIQDWQLAYARGLERAGINVKLMYLEHATIGFYLLPNNEHFYTVMDEISKFVCSDY
- the LOC103423570 gene encoding gibberellin receptor GID1C-like (The RefSeq protein has 1 substitution compared to this genomic sequence) translates to MAGGNEVNVNESRVVVPLNTWVLISNFKLSYNLLRRPDGTFNRHLAEFLDRKVPANAKPVDGVVSFDVIIDRETSXLSRIYHPDNADLSPLNIVDLKRPVNKEVLPVIVFFHGGSFVHSSSNSGIYDILCRRLVGVCKAVVVSVNYRRAPENRYPCAYDDGWTALKWVKSRPWLKSTKDSKVHIYLAGDSSGGNIVHNVALRAVEFGINVLGNILLNPMFGGQERTESEMRLDGKYFVTIQDRDWYWRALLPEGEDRDHPACNPFGPRGQSLEAVKFPKSLIVVAGLDLIQDWQLAYARGLERAGINVKLMYLEHATIGFYLLPNNEHFYTVMDEISKFVCSDY